The Salinispora tropica CNB-440 genome has a window encoding:
- a CDS encoding PhzF family phenazine biosynthesis protein, giving the protein MSTLAYEIVDVFTDRPFAGNPLAVVFGADGLATEQMQALALEFNLSETVFVLPPTRADATYRARIFTPVDELPFAGHPSVGAAATASRRGLFAAGRVRQECGAGVLPIEVTATGATLTGGTPTLGPELDPGPLLEMVGLSEADQTGPAPRVAGCGLEFPYLPVHPHAVPRAQLNPGAAQRYGVEHVVVFSWDAESRTTHTRVFVPGLGVPEDPATGSAALGLGVWLVATGLLPGVGRSAYTVRQGSEIRRPSSLACTVTAADGAALGATVAGGVAPVARGEIVIPPFVG; this is encoded by the coding sequence ATGTCGACCCTGGCCTACGAGATCGTGGACGTCTTCACCGATCGCCCCTTTGCCGGTAACCCCCTGGCGGTGGTGTTCGGGGCCGACGGGCTGGCCACGGAGCAGATGCAGGCGCTCGCACTGGAGTTCAACCTTTCCGAGACGGTGTTCGTGCTCCCACCCACCCGGGCCGACGCCACCTATCGGGCGCGAATCTTCACCCCGGTTGACGAGTTGCCGTTCGCCGGCCATCCGAGTGTCGGCGCGGCGGCCACCGCCAGCCGGCGTGGTCTCTTCGCCGCCGGCCGGGTACGGCAGGAGTGCGGCGCCGGTGTGCTGCCGATCGAGGTGACCGCGACCGGCGCGACGCTGACCGGAGGTACACCGACTCTCGGCCCCGAACTGGATCCGGGGCCGTTGCTGGAGATGGTCGGCCTCTCCGAGGCCGACCAGACCGGCCCGGCGCCCCGGGTGGCCGGCTGCGGCCTGGAATTCCCGTACCTACCGGTCCATCCACACGCGGTGCCACGCGCCCAGCTGAATCCGGGGGCAGCGCAGCGGTACGGAGTGGAGCACGTCGTGGTCTTCTCCTGGGATGCCGAGTCGCGGACCACGCACACCCGGGTCTTCGTCCCCGGGTTGGGTGTGCCGGAGGATCCGGCGACCGGGTCGGCCGCCCTGGGGCTGGGGGTGTGGTTGGTGGCCACAGGTCTGCTACCCGGTGTGGGCCGATCCGCGTACACCGTCCGTCAGGGCAGCGAGATTCGTCGGCCGTCCTCGTTGGCCTGCACGGTTACCGCGGCCGACGGGGCTGCCCTCGGCGCTACCGTCGCCGGCGGGGTGGCACCGGTGGCCCGGGGCGAGATTGTGATCCCGCCGTTCGTCGGCTGA
- a CDS encoding DMT family transporter — MSALPSRLPPEPLTVGALALAVLAVSSSAPLVAFAAAPALAVAFWRNLLSTAVLAPATLLRRRAELRALAAPAGRRAGRYCVFSGVALAAHFATWMPSAKLTTVAAATALVATQPVWQGLIAQAQGRRLPRAMWAGVGLAVAGAVLATGADLALSGPAFLGDLLAIVGGMFAAVYTALGEQARRTVSTTTFTTVCYGVCALVLLVVCWVGGVRLSGFDTRTWLAVLALVAGAQLLGHSMFTYALRRVSATTISMLILLEAPGAALIGWLWLGQLPQPSALPGLALLLAGVAVVIHSSARGHRA, encoded by the coding sequence GTGTCCGCCCTCCCGTCCCGGCTGCCACCGGAGCCGTTGACCGTCGGTGCGCTCGCCCTCGCCGTGCTCGCCGTGTCGTCCTCAGCGCCGCTGGTGGCCTTCGCCGCCGCACCGGCCCTGGCGGTAGCCTTCTGGCGCAATCTGCTCTCGACCGCGGTGCTCGCTCCGGCCACCCTGCTCCGGCGGCGGGCAGAGCTGCGGGCGTTGGCCGCTCCGGCCGGGCGTCGAGCGGGTCGGTACTGCGTCTTCTCCGGTGTCGCGCTCGCCGCGCACTTCGCCACCTGGATGCCGAGCGCCAAGCTCACCACGGTCGCGGCGGCCACCGCGCTGGTCGCCACCCAACCCGTCTGGCAGGGGCTGATCGCGCAGGCCCAGGGGCGGCGACTGCCGAGGGCGATGTGGGCCGGCGTCGGTCTGGCGGTCGCTGGCGCGGTACTGGCCACCGGGGCCGACCTCGCGCTCTCCGGGCCGGCGTTCCTCGGTGATCTGCTCGCGATCGTCGGCGGAATGTTCGCCGCGGTCTACACGGCCCTGGGGGAGCAGGCCCGTCGAACGGTCAGCACCACCACGTTCACCACCGTCTGCTATGGCGTCTGTGCCCTGGTCCTGCTCGTGGTCTGCTGGGTCGGTGGGGTGCGGCTGTCCGGCTTCGACACCCGTACCTGGCTTGCGGTGCTGGCGCTGGTGGCCGGTGCCCAGCTGCTTGGTCACTCGATGTTCACCTACGCGCTGCGTCGGGTCTCGGCCACCACGATCAGTATGTTGATCTTGTTGGAGGCGCCGGGTGCGGCACTGATCGGCTGGCTCTGGCTGGGCCAGCTGCCGCAGCCGTCAGCGCTGCCGGGACTGGCGCTGCTCCTGGCAGGCGTCGCTGTGGTGATCCACAGCAGCGCGCGGGGTCACCGTGCCTGA
- a CDS encoding SDR family NAD(P)-dependent oxidoreductase, whose translation MEDLTGRRLTVVTGASSGIGLAAAIELACRGDQVVLVGRDSARLHAAAEQVREAAGELPEVFRADFAVLDDVRALAERLRSAYDRIDVLANNAGAIVLQPTTTVDGYELSIQTNHLAPYLLTNLLRDRLSRIVVTASGAHRSGSLNPNDLNQPLHRYRAMSAYGTSKQANILFTTEAARRWRDLPTYCFHPGVVRTRFGGDSRLITFAMRLLPARRAEKGAETLVWLANQAPERLRSGGYYQDLRLRQPLRKATDPQLAAQLWEASAKAVGIDASPGSGTGQAR comes from the coding sequence GTGGAAGATCTCACTGGACGTCGGCTGACCGTGGTGACCGGAGCCAGCTCCGGCATCGGCCTCGCAGCCGCCATTGAGCTGGCCTGCCGGGGCGACCAGGTGGTGCTCGTCGGGCGCGATTCGGCCCGCCTCCACGCCGCCGCCGAGCAGGTCCGTGAGGCCGCCGGCGAGCTGCCGGAGGTGTTCCGCGCAGACTTTGCCGTCCTCGACGACGTCCGTGCCCTGGCGGAGCGACTGCGCTCGGCGTACGACCGGATCGACGTGCTGGCCAACAACGCCGGGGCGATCGTGCTTCAGCCGACCACCACGGTTGACGGCTACGAGCTGTCGATTCAGACCAACCACCTCGCGCCGTACCTGTTGACCAATCTCCTGCGGGACCGACTCAGCCGGATCGTGGTGACCGCGTCCGGCGCCCACCGCAGCGGGTCACTCAACCCGAACGATCTCAACCAGCCACTGCACCGATACCGCGCGATGAGCGCCTACGGCACCAGCAAGCAGGCGAACATCCTGTTCACCACAGAGGCAGCCCGACGCTGGCGCGACCTTCCGACGTACTGCTTCCACCCCGGAGTGGTGCGGACCCGGTTCGGCGGCGACAGTCGGCTGATCACCTTCGCCATGCGTCTGTTGCCAGCCCGTAGGGCGGAGAAGGGAGCCGAAACCCTGGTCTGGCTCGCCAACCAGGCTCCGGAGCGGCTCCGCAGCGGCGGGTACTACCAGGATCTCCGGCTCCGCCAACCACTCCGGAAGGCAACCGATCCCCAGTTGGCTGCTCAGCTCTGGGAGGCCAGCGCGAAGGCGGTCGGCATTGACGCGAGCCCGGGGTCCGGGACAGGTCAGGCACGGTGA
- a CDS encoding HpcH/HpaI aldolase/citrate lyase family protein, whose translation MTAVGRPRRSCLAVPGSSVKMLGKAQGLPADQVFLDLEDAVAPLAKPDARKNIVAALNEGDWTGKTRVVRVNDLTTPWTYRDVIDVVEGAGVNLDCIMLPKAQDAGQVRWLDLTLTQVEKTLGLEVGRIGIEAQIENAAGLVNVDAIAAASPRVETIIFGPADFMASINMKSLAVGALIPDYPGDPYHYILMRILMAARMHDKQAIDGPFLQIRDVDGFRDVAKRSAALGFDGKWVLHPGQLEAANEVYSPAQDDYDHAELILDAYQHYTSEAGGKLGAVMLGDEMIDEASRKMALVIAAKGRAAGMVRTSSFTPPAQ comes from the coding sequence ATGACCGCAGTCGGTCGCCCCCGCCGGTCCTGCCTCGCGGTACCGGGTTCCAGCGTCAAGATGCTGGGTAAGGCGCAGGGTCTCCCCGCCGATCAGGTTTTCCTCGATCTGGAGGATGCGGTCGCCCCGCTCGCGAAGCCAGATGCCCGCAAGAACATCGTCGCCGCCCTCAACGAGGGTGACTGGACCGGCAAGACCCGGGTGGTCCGGGTGAACGACCTGACCACACCATGGACCTACCGGGACGTTATCGATGTTGTCGAGGGTGCCGGCGTCAACCTGGACTGCATCATGCTGCCGAAGGCGCAGGACGCCGGCCAGGTGCGGTGGTTGGATCTCACCCTTACCCAGGTGGAGAAGACACTCGGCCTGGAGGTGGGGCGGATTGGTATCGAGGCGCAGATCGAGAACGCGGCCGGCCTGGTGAACGTTGACGCGATCGCCGCGGCGTCGCCCCGGGTGGAGACCATCATCTTCGGCCCCGCCGACTTTATGGCATCGATCAACATGAAGTCGCTGGCGGTCGGGGCGCTGATTCCGGACTACCCGGGCGATCCCTACCACTACATTCTGATGCGCATCCTGATGGCCGCCCGGATGCACGACAAGCAGGCGATCGACGGCCCGTTCCTGCAGATCCGGGATGTTGATGGGTTCCGTGACGTGGCCAAGCGGTCGGCCGCGCTCGGTTTCGACGGGAAGTGGGTGTTGCACCCGGGCCAGTTGGAAGCCGCGAACGAGGTCTACTCGCCGGCCCAGGATGACTACGACCATGCCGAGCTGATTCTCGACGCCTACCAGCACTACACCTCGGAGGCCGGGGGGAAGCTTGGCGCCGTGATGCTCGGCGACGAGATGATTGACGAGGCGTCGCGCAAGATGGCGCTGGTGATCGCGGCGAAGGGCCGAGCGGCCGGGATGGTTCGTACCTCTTCCTTCACCCCGCCGGCGCAGTAG
- a CDS encoding DUF4190 domain-containing protein, with the protein MAYPPSSGNRTDPTRPLSGLLNDNQENANPGQQSTPAALAVSQLGPGQPAGGVPHPPSGPHPGAYPVSGPYPNAFPMNGYPQPTYLGYGYRQPETNGLSVAALVLSLVGIVSCVTAPAGAALGHVAQQQIRGTGERGNGLAKAAIIIGWIMTGLTLLSIASYVVLFGVSAAILIGSTP; encoded by the coding sequence ATGGCCTACCCCCCATCCTCCGGCAACCGGACGGATCCCACTCGACCGCTTTCCGGGTTGCTGAACGACAATCAGGAAAACGCCAATCCTGGGCAGCAGTCCACGCCCGCCGCCCTGGCAGTAAGCCAACTCGGGCCTGGTCAGCCCGCCGGAGGTGTTCCCCACCCCCCGAGCGGCCCGCACCCAGGCGCCTACCCGGTGAGCGGCCCGTACCCGAATGCCTTTCCAATGAACGGCTACCCACAGCCGACGTACCTGGGCTATGGCTACCGCCAGCCGGAAACGAACGGGCTGTCCGTCGCCGCCCTGGTGTTGTCATTGGTCGGAATCGTGTCCTGCGTCACCGCGCCGGCCGGGGCGGCCCTCGGCCACGTCGCGCAGCAGCAGATCCGGGGAACCGGCGAGAGGGGCAACGGATTGGCGAAGGCCGCGATCATCATTGGCTGGATCATGACCGGCCTGACACTACTTTCAATCGCCTCGTACGTGGTGCTGTTCGGCGTCTCCGCCGCTATCTTGATCGGGAGCACCCCCTGA
- a CDS encoding SDR family NAD(P)-dependent oxidoreductase yields MAIDARAGSRPRRDASRRGVARRSRSTGGSPDGPEGQDEHVPLPEPVTMRLDGRVALVTGAGSPDGIGYATARRLADLGARVAIVSTTRRIHERAGELGVTGFVADLTDESEVGALADAVTEQLGDVEVLVNNAGLASRASPEVLRPVAQLSYEEWRGEIDRNLTTAFLCSRAFIGGMAERGWGRIVSMAATSGPVNALPTEAAYAAAKAGVVGLTRALAMEMIADGVTVNAVAPGTIHTAASTIAELKQGLGTPVGRPGTPDEVAASIAFLCSPAASYITGQMLVVDGGNSVREAQFR; encoded by the coding sequence ATGGCGATTGACGCGAGAGCCGGCAGCCGACCGAGACGAGACGCGAGTCGTCGCGGTGTGGCCCGCCGCAGCCGGTCGACGGGCGGCAGCCCGGACGGGCCCGAAGGGCAGGACGAGCACGTACCCCTGCCGGAACCGGTCACCATGCGGCTCGACGGGAGGGTGGCGTTGGTAACCGGAGCCGGCAGCCCGGACGGTATCGGGTACGCGACCGCCCGTCGCCTCGCTGACCTGGGCGCGCGGGTCGCCATCGTCTCCACCACTCGCCGCATCCACGAGCGGGCCGGCGAACTGGGGGTCACCGGATTTGTGGCTGACCTTACCGACGAGTCGGAGGTCGGTGCGTTGGCGGACGCGGTCACCGAGCAGCTCGGTGACGTGGAGGTGTTGGTCAACAACGCTGGCTTGGCGAGTCGGGCGAGTCCGGAGGTACTGCGGCCGGTCGCCCAGCTCAGCTACGAGGAGTGGCGCGGTGAGATCGATCGCAACCTCACCACAGCCTTCCTGTGCAGCCGGGCCTTCATCGGCGGGATGGCCGAGCGGGGTTGGGGCCGGATCGTCAGCATGGCGGCGACCTCCGGCCCGGTCAATGCCTTGCCGACGGAGGCCGCCTATGCGGCAGCCAAGGCTGGCGTCGTCGGGCTGACCCGGGCGTTGGCGATGGAGATGATCGCTGACGGGGTGACCGTCAACGCGGTGGCCCCAGGGACCATCCACACCGCCGCGTCTACGATTGCCGAGCTCAAACAAGGACTGGGCACACCGGTCGGACGGCCGGGTACGCCGGACGAGGTGGCGGCGTCCATCGCGTTCCTCTGCTCGCCGGCTGCCTCGTACATCACCGGCCAGATGCTGGTGGTGGACGGCGGCAACAGCGTGCGCGAGGCGCAGTTCCGCTGA
- a CDS encoding DUF4190 domain-containing protein, giving the protein MSQPPSPGPPDPDRPVSPWEQPTAGPEPSPSHGADPNQPLEHGAAQGSQPQWGQQQWEQQQQWEQQQQWAQQQQWAQQQHHLYGPPQSPPTNVLAVLSLVFAFVFAPAGIVLGHLARRQLRTSGESGGQLATVGLILSYIFTVLYLLGCCGFVFLVSAPIPGSPDAY; this is encoded by the coding sequence GTGAGCCAGCCACCGTCGCCCGGTCCACCGGATCCCGACCGGCCCGTGTCCCCGTGGGAACAACCCACCGCCGGCCCGGAGCCGTCCCCCTCGCACGGAGCCGACCCGAACCAGCCGCTGGAGCACGGTGCCGCGCAGGGCAGCCAGCCCCAGTGGGGGCAGCAACAGTGGGAACAACAGCAACAGTGGGAACAACAGCAACAGTGGGCGCAGCAGCAGCAGTGGGCGCAGCAGCAGCACCATCTCTATGGCCCGCCCCAAAGCCCCCCGACGAACGTCCTGGCCGTTCTCTCCCTGGTCTTCGCCTTCGTGTTCGCGCCCGCCGGCATCGTCCTCGGCCACCTGGCCCGCCGGCAGCTGCGCACCAGCGGCGAGTCCGGTGGCCAACTCGCCACTGTGGGCCTGATCCTGAGCTACATCTTCACCGTGCTCTACCTGCTGGGCTGCTGCGGATTTGTGTTCCTGGTGAGCGCCCCCATCCCCGGCAGCCCCGACGCGTACTGA
- a CDS encoding acyl-CoA dehydrogenase family protein has protein sequence MARLAQTPGLTDVQQSILETVREFANKEIIPHAQRLEQADEYPAEILDGMREMGLFGLTIAEEYGGLGESLLTYALVVEELSRGWMSISGIVNTHFIVAYLISQHGSVDQRARLLPKMATGEVRGAFSMSEPECGSDVSAITSRAVRDGADYVLNGQKMWLTNGAYASVVATLVKTDTGADSVYGNMSTFLLEKEPGFGETAPGLTIPGKIEKMGYKGVETTEMILDGVTVPESAVLGGADQVGRGFYQMMDGIEVGRVNVAARACGISIRAFELAAAYAQQRRTFGQPLAKHQAVAFKLAEMGTKIEAAHALMVNAARLKDAGQRNDVEAGMAKLLASEYCAEVVQEAFRIHGGYGYSKEYEIERLMREAPFLLIGEGTSEIQKTIISRGLLKEYRL, from the coding sequence ATGGCTCGACTCGCCCAGACACCCGGCCTGACCGACGTGCAACAGTCGATTCTGGAAACTGTCCGGGAATTCGCGAACAAGGAGATCATCCCGCACGCGCAGCGGTTGGAGCAGGCCGACGAGTACCCGGCCGAAATCCTGGACGGGATGCGCGAGATGGGGCTGTTCGGCCTGACCATCGCCGAGGAGTACGGCGGCCTGGGGGAGTCCCTGCTGACCTACGCGCTGGTGGTCGAGGAGCTGTCCCGTGGCTGGATGTCGATCTCTGGCATCGTTAACACCCACTTCATCGTGGCGTACCTGATCTCTCAGCACGGATCGGTCGACCAGCGGGCCCGGTTGCTGCCGAAGATGGCGACCGGCGAGGTGCGCGGGGCCTTCTCGATGTCCGAGCCGGAGTGTGGCTCCGACGTCTCGGCGATCACCTCGCGGGCGGTCCGGGACGGTGCGGACTATGTCCTCAACGGCCAGAAGATGTGGCTGACCAACGGAGCGTACGCGTCGGTGGTCGCCACCTTGGTCAAGACCGACACCGGTGCCGATTCGGTGTACGGGAACATGAGCACCTTCTTGCTGGAGAAGGAGCCGGGTTTTGGTGAGACCGCCCCGGGCCTCACCATCCCCGGCAAGATCGAAAAGATGGGCTACAAGGGGGTCGAGACCACCGAGATGATTCTCGACGGTGTGACCGTCCCTGAGTCCGCGGTGCTCGGCGGAGCGGATCAGGTCGGTCGCGGCTTCTACCAGATGATGGACGGAATCGAGGTGGGCCGGGTGAACGTGGCGGCCCGTGCCTGTGGCATCTCGATCCGCGCCTTCGAACTGGCCGCCGCGTACGCGCAGCAGCGCCGGACCTTCGGCCAGCCGCTCGCCAAACACCAGGCCGTCGCGTTCAAGCTAGCCGAGATGGGGACGAAGATCGAGGCCGCGCATGCGTTGATGGTCAACGCTGCCCGGCTCAAGGATGCCGGTCAGCGTAACGATGTCGAGGCCGGCATGGCCAAGCTACTCGCCTCCGAGTACTGCGCCGAGGTGGTCCAGGAGGCGTTCCGCATCCATGGTGGCTATGGCTACTCCAAGGAGTACGAGATCGAGCGCCTGATGCGGGAGGCCCCGTTCCTGCTCATCGGGGAGGGCACCTCGGAGATCCAGAAGACCATCATCTCCCGTGGTCTGCTGAAGGAGTATCGGCTCTGA
- a CDS encoding CoA-binding protein, whose translation MRTPQQLLADAAVIAVVGASRDPRKPAHTVPLHMQQHGWRIIPVNPTVDELFGERAYPSLADLPHSVDLVDVFRPADDAVEVVRSAVQIGAPAVWLQLGIVSPAARRIAAEAGVDYVEDRCLAVERAAAGLSRRG comes from the coding sequence ATGCGCACGCCCCAGCAGCTCCTCGCCGACGCCGCCGTGATCGCTGTTGTCGGCGCGTCCCGGGATCCGCGAAAGCCTGCGCACACCGTACCGTTACACATGCAACAGCACGGCTGGCGAATCATCCCGGTCAACCCGACCGTGGACGAGTTGTTCGGCGAGCGCGCCTACCCGTCCCTCGCCGACCTCCCGCACTCAGTCGACCTGGTTGACGTGTTCCGCCCGGCCGACGACGCGGTGGAGGTCGTCCGCTCGGCGGTCCAGATCGGCGCGCCGGCGGTATGGCTGCAACTCGGCATCGTCTCCCCGGCAGCCCGGCGGATCGCCGCCGAAGCCGGAGTCGACTACGTCGAGGACCGTTGCCTCGCCGTAGAACGCGCCGCCGCCGGCCTGAGCCGTCGAGGCTGA
- a CDS encoding Rv2578c family radical SAM protein, producing the protein MRWENLAASPSTNSLDRSAPATPPLPLALTGVTARSFPTPDFAGMTFYEIQAKSIINRVPSTSRGLFEWTINPYRGCSHACVYCFARNTHTYLGLDAGADFDRRVIVKTNAGELLRRELAAPSWRGAHIAMGTNVDCYQRAEGRYRLLPEIISALRDFANPFSILTKGTLILRDLPLLRQAARVTRVSLACSLGFVDERLWRAVEPGTPSPGRRLHVVRQLTEAGFAVEVLMAPILPGLGDDDESIEATVAAIAAAGATGVTPIALHLRAGARDWYARWLGRTFPHLVPRYRELYGAGAYSPQSYQRELTARVRIAARRHGLHPGAPRDDPRPPNRPRAEQLSLL; encoded by the coding sequence ATGCGCTGGGAAAACCTCGCCGCGAGTCCGAGCACGAACAGCCTCGACCGGTCAGCGCCAGCGACGCCACCCCTGCCGCTGGCGCTGACCGGCGTCACCGCCCGGAGCTTTCCCACGCCCGACTTCGCCGGAATGACCTTCTACGAAATCCAGGCCAAGTCGATCATCAACCGGGTCCCGAGCACCTCCCGCGGCCTCTTCGAGTGGACCATCAACCCATATCGAGGCTGCAGCCACGCATGCGTGTACTGCTTCGCCCGCAACACGCACACCTACCTCGGCCTTGACGCCGGTGCCGACTTCGACCGAAGAGTGATCGTCAAGACTAATGCTGGCGAGCTACTCCGCCGGGAGCTGGCGGCACCCAGCTGGCGGGGCGCGCACATCGCGATGGGCACCAACGTGGACTGCTACCAGCGAGCCGAGGGGCGCTACCGGCTCCTACCGGAGATCATCAGCGCGCTACGGGACTTCGCCAACCCCTTCTCGATCCTCACCAAGGGCACACTCATCCTGCGCGACCTTCCCCTGCTCCGCCAGGCCGCCCGGGTGACCCGGGTCAGCCTGGCCTGTTCGCTGGGCTTCGTCGACGAACGGCTCTGGCGCGCGGTCGAGCCGGGCACACCGAGCCCAGGCCGTCGGCTACACGTGGTCCGCCAACTCACCGAGGCCGGCTTCGCCGTCGAGGTGCTGATGGCACCGATCCTGCCCGGCCTCGGTGACGATGACGAGTCCATCGAGGCGACCGTGGCGGCGATCGCCGCCGCCGGGGCGACCGGCGTGACCCCGATCGCGCTACACCTGCGTGCCGGCGCCCGAGACTGGTACGCCCGCTGGCTCGGTCGAACCTTTCCGCACCTGGTCCCCCGCTACCGTGAGCTGTACGGGGCAGGCGCGTACTCCCCCCAGTCGTACCAGCGGGAGCTGACCGCCCGGGTCCGGATCGCGGCACGCCGGCACGGACTACATCCAGGCGCTCCCCGGGACGACCCGCGGCCCCCCAACCGGCCGCGCGCCGAACAGCTCAGCCTGCTCTAG
- the trxA gene encoding thioredoxin, producing MATVELTMANFDEVTGGDGIVLVDFWADWCGPCKRFAPVYERSSEKHPDIVFGKVDTEAQQELGAKFDIRSIPTIMAIRDGVIVFAQPGALPESALENLIEQVEALDMDDVRKKLAEHPN from the coding sequence ATGGCAACCGTTGAGCTGACCATGGCGAACTTCGACGAGGTGACCGGCGGCGATGGAATCGTGCTGGTCGACTTCTGGGCCGATTGGTGCGGGCCCTGCAAGCGGTTCGCCCCGGTGTACGAGCGCTCCTCGGAGAAGCACCCAGACATCGTCTTCGGCAAGGTCGACACCGAAGCACAGCAGGAGCTGGGCGCGAAGTTCGACATCCGCTCCATCCCAACGATCATGGCGATCCGCGACGGGGTCATCGTCTTCGCCCAACCGGGCGCGCTCCCCGAGTCGGCCCTCGAGAACCTGATCGAGCAGGTCGAGGCGCTGGACATGGACGACGTCCGCAAGAAGCTCGCCGAGCACCCCAACTGA
- a CDS encoding MaoC family dehydratase encodes MQFGRYYEDFEVDAVYRHWPGKTVTEYDDHLFCLLTMNHHPLHLDAHYAETSSQFTRNVVVGNYVYSLLLGMSVPDVSGKAIANLEIESLRHVAPTFHGDTIYGETTVLDKRESSSKPDRGVVAVETRGYNQDGTLVCVFRRKVMVPKKAYAEAAAADGVDLERPSFPTPR; translated from the coding sequence ATGCAGTTCGGCCGCTACTACGAGGATTTCGAGGTTGACGCGGTCTACCGGCACTGGCCGGGCAAGACGGTCACGGAGTACGACGACCATCTCTTCTGCCTGCTCACGATGAACCACCACCCGCTCCACCTGGACGCGCACTACGCCGAGACCTCAAGCCAGTTCACGCGCAACGTCGTGGTCGGCAACTACGTCTACTCCCTGCTGCTGGGTATGTCGGTGCCCGATGTCAGTGGCAAGGCGATCGCGAACCTGGAGATCGAATCCCTGCGCCATGTCGCCCCGACGTTCCACGGCGACACGATCTACGGCGAGACCACGGTCCTGGACAAGCGGGAGTCCTCCTCGAAGCCGGACCGCGGCGTGGTCGCCGTCGAGACCCGTGGTTACAACCAGGACGGCACGCTGGTGTGTGTGTTCCGGCGCAAGGTCATGGTGCCGAAGAAGGCGTACGCCGAGGCCGCTGCCGCCGACGGGGTGGACCTGGAGCGGCCGAGTTTTCCCACGCCGCGCTGA
- a CDS encoding TrmH family RNA methyltransferase, which produces MTGEQFEVGVGPWQGTPPDDPRYDPDLLAHGDRRNVVDRYRYWRQEAVVADLDQRRHDFHVAIENWQHDLNIGTVVRNANAFLAAEVHIVGRRRWNRRGAMVTDRYQHVRHHETIEGFVAWAAGAGLSVVGIDNLPGCRPLETAALPRQCVLLFGQEGPGLSDPARAACDQLFSIAQYGSTRSINAGVASGIAMHAWIRSYGGPAPA; this is translated from the coding sequence GTGACCGGTGAGCAGTTTGAGGTCGGGGTTGGTCCGTGGCAGGGCACCCCGCCAGACGACCCGCGCTATGACCCAGACCTGCTTGCGCACGGTGACCGACGCAACGTCGTTGACCGGTACCGCTACTGGCGGCAGGAGGCCGTCGTCGCGGACCTGGACCAGCGGCGGCACGACTTTCACGTCGCGATCGAGAACTGGCAGCACGATCTGAACATCGGGACCGTGGTTCGTAACGCCAACGCGTTCCTCGCCGCCGAGGTCCATATTGTCGGCCGCCGCCGATGGAATCGACGCGGCGCCATGGTGACCGACCGCTACCAGCATGTACGGCATCACGAGACGATCGAAGGCTTCGTCGCCTGGGCGGCGGGTGCCGGGCTTTCGGTGGTCGGCATCGACAATCTGCCCGGCTGTCGACCGCTGGAGACGGCCGCGCTGCCCCGGCAGTGCGTGTTGCTCTTCGGTCAGGAGGGCCCGGGTCTGTCCGACCCCGCTCGGGCCGCCTGCGACCAGCTCTTCTCGATTGCCCAGTACGGTTCGACCCGTTCGATCAACGCCGGCGTGGCCAGCGGCATCGCCATGCACGCCTGGATCCGGTCGTACGGCGGGCCAGCGCCGGCCTGA